The following proteins are encoded in a genomic region of Corythoichthys intestinalis isolate RoL2023-P3 chromosome 5, ASM3026506v1, whole genome shotgun sequence:
- the LOC130916319 gene encoding alpha-1,3-mannosyl-glycoprotein 4-beta-N-acetylglucosaminyltransferase C-like isoform X2: protein MLRLMWMFADKMRCLRKRSTLPLLGFLVAFLLLFNLYVDMDGYVLDTEKRQLGEALMHPASTERYIHTFRDLSNFSGTINVTYRYLAGVPLSRKKYLTIGLSSVKRKRGNYLLETLKSIFDQSSYDELTEILVVVHLADFDPLWCENLLQEISRKFSHHIIAGRLLVIQAPEEYYPSLDGLKRNYNDPEDRVRFRSKQNVDYAFLLNFCTNLSDFYMMLEDDVRCSRNFLTALKKVIASREGSYWVMLEFSKLGYIGKLYHTRDLQRLAHFLLMFYQEMPCDWLLIHFRGLLAQKDVIRFKPSLFQHMGYYSSYKGVENKLKDDDFEEDAVDIPDNPPARLYTNIPVFESYDASKAYSAVDEYFWGKPPSTGDFFVVVFNKSAKISRIKITTGSEDRQSDILHHGAVEVGQRRVEGKQDGQCASFITLGEFKGGRVEVQDVNRKIGFDVDCVRVVVTASQKEWLIIRTISLWTAQPGGPLIK, encoded by the exons ATGCTGAGGTTGATGTGGATGTTTGCGGACAAGATGAGGTGTCTGAGGAAGAGATCCACATTGCCTCTGCTGGGCTTCCTAGTTGCCTTCTTGCTGCTCTTCAACCTCTACGTGGACATGGATGGATATGTGCTG GATACAGAAAAGCGCCAACTGGGCGAGGCATTGATGCATCCCGCCAGCACGGAGCGATACATCCACACCTTCCGAGACCTGTCTAACTTCTCTGGGACCATCAACGTAACATACCGCTATCTTGCGGGGGTCCCTTTGTCAAGGAAAA AGTATCTGACCATTGGGCTGTCGTCAGTGAAGCGGAAACGAGGGAACTACCTCCTAGAGACACTCAAGTCGATTTTCGACCAATCCAgttacgacgagctgacggagatTTTGGtagtggtccacctggctgacttcGACCCACTGTGGTGTGAGAACCTGCTGCAGGAAATAAGTCGCAAGTTCTCGCATCACATCATCGCCGGCCGCCTGCTGGTGATCCAGGCCCCCGAGGAGTACTATCCGTCCCTGGACGGCCTAAAGAGGAACTACAACGACCCCGAGGACCGGGTCCGCTTCCGCTCCAAACAAAACGTGGACTACGCCTTCTTGCTTAACTTTTGCACCAATCTCTCTGACTTCTACATGATGCTGGAGGATGACGTGCGCTGCTCTCGTAACTTCTTGACGGCGCTGAAAAAGGTAATTGCCTCTCGGGAGGGCTCCTATTGGGTGATGCTGGAGTTCTCCAAGCTGGGCTACATCGGCAAGCTTTATCACACGCGGGACCTTCAGCGCCTAGCACACTTCCTGCTTATGTTCTACCAGGAGATGCCGTGCGACTGGCTTTTAATACACTTCCGTGGCCTGCTGGCCCAGAAGGACGTGATACGCTTTAAGCCGTCCCTCTTCCAGCACATGGGCTACTACTCATCTTACAAGGGTGTTGAGAACAAGTTAAAGGATGACGATTTTGAGGAGGATGCAGTGGACATTCCTGACAACCCGCCGGCGCGCCTCTATACAAACATCCCTGTATTCGAGAGCTACGACGCTAGCAAGGCCTACAGTGCCGTGGATGAATACTTCTGGGGAAAGCCCCCATCCACAGGGGACTTCTTTGTGGTTGTCTTCAACAAGTCGGCCAAGATCAGCAGAATCAAGATCACAACAGGGTCGGAGGACAGGCAGAGTGACATCCTCCATCACGGTGCTGTGGAAGTGGGCCAGAGGCGTGTAGAGGGCAAGCAGGATGGCCAGTGTGCCTCCTTCATAACTCTGGGGGAGTTCAAAGGAGGCAGGGTTGAGGTCCAGGACGTAAACAGGAAAATTGGCTTTGACGTGGACTGCGTACGCGTCGTGGTGACAGCCAGCCAGAAGGAGTGGCTCATCATCAGAACCATTAGTCTATGGACCGCACAGCCCGGCGGCCCGTTGATCAAGTGA
- the LOC130916319 gene encoding alpha-1,3-mannosyl-glycoprotein 4-beta-N-acetylglucosaminyltransferase C-like isoform X1, with product MLRLMWMFADKMRCLRKRSTLPLLGFLVAFLLLFNLYVDMDGYVLQDTEKRQLGEALMHPASTERYIHTFRDLSNFSGTINVTYRYLAGVPLSRKKYLTIGLSSVKRKRGNYLLETLKSIFDQSSYDELTEILVVVHLADFDPLWCENLLQEISRKFSHHIIAGRLLVIQAPEEYYPSLDGLKRNYNDPEDRVRFRSKQNVDYAFLLNFCTNLSDFYMMLEDDVRCSRNFLTALKKVIASREGSYWVMLEFSKLGYIGKLYHTRDLQRLAHFLLMFYQEMPCDWLLIHFRGLLAQKDVIRFKPSLFQHMGYYSSYKGVENKLKDDDFEEDAVDIPDNPPARLYTNIPVFESYDASKAYSAVDEYFWGKPPSTGDFFVVVFNKSAKISRIKITTGSEDRQSDILHHGAVEVGQRRVEGKQDGQCASFITLGEFKGGRVEVQDVNRKIGFDVDCVRVVVTASQKEWLIIRTISLWTAQPGGPLIK from the exons ATGCTGAGGTTGATGTGGATGTTTGCGGACAAGATGAGGTGTCTGAGGAAGAGATCCACATTGCCTCTGCTGGGCTTCCTAGTTGCCTTCTTGCTGCTCTTCAACCTCTACGTGGACATGGATGGATATGTGCTG CAGGATACAGAAAAGCGCCAACTGGGCGAGGCATTGATGCATCCCGCCAGCACGGAGCGATACATCCACACCTTCCGAGACCTGTCTAACTTCTCTGGGACCATCAACGTAACATACCGCTATCTTGCGGGGGTCCCTTTGTCAAGGAAAA AGTATCTGACCATTGGGCTGTCGTCAGTGAAGCGGAAACGAGGGAACTACCTCCTAGAGACACTCAAGTCGATTTTCGACCAATCCAgttacgacgagctgacggagatTTTGGtagtggtccacctggctgacttcGACCCACTGTGGTGTGAGAACCTGCTGCAGGAAATAAGTCGCAAGTTCTCGCATCACATCATCGCCGGCCGCCTGCTGGTGATCCAGGCCCCCGAGGAGTACTATCCGTCCCTGGACGGCCTAAAGAGGAACTACAACGACCCCGAGGACCGGGTCCGCTTCCGCTCCAAACAAAACGTGGACTACGCCTTCTTGCTTAACTTTTGCACCAATCTCTCTGACTTCTACATGATGCTGGAGGATGACGTGCGCTGCTCTCGTAACTTCTTGACGGCGCTGAAAAAGGTAATTGCCTCTCGGGAGGGCTCCTATTGGGTGATGCTGGAGTTCTCCAAGCTGGGCTACATCGGCAAGCTTTATCACACGCGGGACCTTCAGCGCCTAGCACACTTCCTGCTTATGTTCTACCAGGAGATGCCGTGCGACTGGCTTTTAATACACTTCCGTGGCCTGCTGGCCCAGAAGGACGTGATACGCTTTAAGCCGTCCCTCTTCCAGCACATGGGCTACTACTCATCTTACAAGGGTGTTGAGAACAAGTTAAAGGATGACGATTTTGAGGAGGATGCAGTGGACATTCCTGACAACCCGCCGGCGCGCCTCTATACAAACATCCCTGTATTCGAGAGCTACGACGCTAGCAAGGCCTACAGTGCCGTGGATGAATACTTCTGGGGAAAGCCCCCATCCACAGGGGACTTCTTTGTGGTTGTCTTCAACAAGTCGGCCAAGATCAGCAGAATCAAGATCACAACAGGGTCGGAGGACAGGCAGAGTGACATCCTCCATCACGGTGCTGTGGAAGTGGGCCAGAGGCGTGTAGAGGGCAAGCAGGATGGCCAGTGTGCCTCCTTCATAACTCTGGGGGAGTTCAAAGGAGGCAGGGTTGAGGTCCAGGACGTAAACAGGAAAATTGGCTTTGACGTGGACTGCGTACGCGTCGTGGTGACAGCCAGCCAGAAGGAGTGGCTCATCATCAGAACCATTAGTCTATGGACCGCACAGCCCGGCGGCCCGTTGATCAAGTGA